The DNA sequence CTTTGTTGGTCATAATGGCATCTTAGAGAATACTTACGTAAATATCAAGTGTATGGGTTTCACTCCGTTTTGCCAAAATTGGCAGCCACCATTTTGCGCCTATTGCGTCCGGGCGGGTCGGTTCGATGCTTGATACCCCCCAAAAATTTCGTTTTGTCAATTTTCCGACGGCTTGCCGTACCACCGCACGAAGTTGATGAACCGGTGGCAACAGGCACAATCCCGCCGGACGGATTGCCCGGAGTGAATTGGCACATCGACGAATTCGGCCAATCCGCAGCGACGGCACACCGACTGCGTTGCCTTCGCCGGTTTGGTTTGGGTCGCTTTGGCTGGCCGATCAAGAGGGGCAGACCGCACCTTCGGAGCGGCACAAAGCCCTTCCAAAAACTTTTTGGCGTCATATTGCATAATAAAACTTCGATTTTGACAGTGTGCGAAACCGACCCCCTACCTACCAAAACGAAGTACACCGAAGTACACCAAAGTACACCAAGTACACCAAGTACACCAAGTACACCAAGTACACCAAGTACACCAAGTACACCAAAACTACGGTTAAAACACTCGGGAATTTCCGCCTCTGGTGTCGTTTGGTGTACTTTGGTGGCCTTCCCCAGGGGTTGGTGTCCCCACCGCAAAACCAAGATCCACACCATACCTTACTTGGACTGATTCAAGAGACGGCAGGGCGTCCGGCGGATAGGTGTTTCGGCCGGCATACTTCCTGGTTGTAATTCCGTACCTCTTGATCGTTCGGCCAATGCTGTGTGCCGACCAGCGGTTGAATCCTTCCAGCTCTTGCTGGCGCACTCTAGCCAAAATGTCACCGGGCGTTGGCCGCTCGCCGTTGCGCAAGGCGTCGGCCAGAATTCGCAGCAGGGTTTCATCCGCGTCCGGGGTCTGATCGTCGCGGCCGGCCTCAATCGTTGACAGGGCATGGGCCTCAACCAAATCTCTTAGCCCGCCCGCTCCGTGCTGCTCGATCCAACTCGCCAGTGCCAGTAGCGGTTGCCATAGTTCAAAGTCGCGGCCGCTCATGGCAGGGCAAACGTCGGCCCGCTCCGCCAGTGAAAGCCAGACTGAACCATGTTCCAAGGCCAGCGCGTGCAGGTCGTCGCGCAATTGCTGCCAAACCGCCGGTTCGCCGTCGATGCGCCGTCGCGGTTTTTCGCTGCCAGGCGGCGCGCGAAACATCATCACAGGGATGCACCGTGTCGCTAGCGCCGGCGGCAGGCCCGCGATGCAAGCCAGGGCCTTCGGCCCGAAAACGTCAAACTCAACGGTGCGGAACGAATCGCCAACGGCTTCCAGCCGGGTTGCCCTTCCGCCGCGTTTGTAACCCGCCAACAGCATCGACAGCAGATCGGCGGTTGAGGGGTCGTTCCCTTGCCGCAGCCGCTCGGCCTCGTCCAACAACAGTGTTCCGCCCCTATCGTTGATTGTCCGAAACAGTGCCGCAGCCGTCAGGTTGGATGATGCCAACGGGCGAAACGTCAGGCGGGAAAGCACCTCGAAAACGCGGGATTTACCGCTCCCCGCAGGCCCTCCAACATAAATGTACGGCACGGCGGGAAAGCAGTGGTATATATATGTCATCATTGCCCAGAGTGATAACGTTGCCGTAATGCCCGCTGCTTGCTCCGGCGGTAGGTCAACAAATAGGGCAAATTGCTCGCACAGTTGTGCAAATATCTCCGCCGGATCGGCAACCGGCGAGCCTTGCAGCCACTCCCGCCGTCCATCGGATGACCAGCCGCAAGCCGCGTTGCCGCTCGGTTGCCCAGGCAGCGGGTGGACAAACAATTGACCGGCATCCCCCAGGTTGACCCTGTTGGTCAGCGTGCGGCATTCACGCCGGCCGTCGGCGTGACGCACAAAAACCAGCCATCGCCCGACGATCCGCCCTTCGATCTCCGCGTGAACGGGAACGGACAGCCCCGATGCCAGCGGCACAACGAACCGCTCCGGCCGGACGATTAGTGATGGATCAACTTCGGGGTAGGTTGCAATTGTTGGCGTTGCGGCTTGCGCTTGCGCGGCCTCGTCGGCCAGAGCCAACCCCATCGCCTCGTCGGCCTCGTCGGCTTCACTGATAATTTGGTCATCAATTGCAACTAGTTCGGAAGCGTTAATTGACAGTTTCTCCGCCAGCACGGCGATGAATTGCTTCCGGCTCTTGAAGCTATTAGGGTCGATTGAATCCCTGTGTGTCACTTCGCCCACCCGCGCTTCGACAATTCGCTGCGGTTTGCCGTTCGATGGCGCAACCGACAGGATGACAGCGGGAGCGCTCATCGGCCACCCCCTTTCCGCGCGGCGCGAGTCCGATGGGCCATCACGTGTGCCGTCGCCCGGCGAATCGCGGGCGACACCGCCGGTCCCGGCTCGCAGCGGTGCGCCGCCTGAATGAGTCTGACGCCGCGCTCCATCGCGTGCCGTCGCCGAGACATCTCCGCGACTCGCGCGACATAGTGAGGCAGACTTATTGCGGTGGGCGATAGCGTATATAGCTCCGCCAGCGCCGCGGCCGACACACCGCGCTCGGGGTCGTACTCGCCGGCGTCGCGTAGCTCGCCGATCACCATCGTCGCGTCGGGGGGTATTTCTCGACGGTGCAGCCGCAGCATCGCGCCATACACCGTCCGGAGTGCGTCATCGGCCAGATCGGCCGGCGATAGTGCGGCCGCCACGTCGGCGATGCGCTCAGGGGCCAGCAAAATGACCCCTAAAACCGCCCGCTCGGCATCAATATCGCGCGGTGGCGCGCGGTCCAGATAGTCGCGTCTCATTGGTCGCCTCCTTCCTGCGCCGCCGCCAGAAAGCGCTCGAGCTCTGCCCGCGGCACGCGCACGCTGCGACCAATCCGCGCCGCCCGCAGCCGGCCATCGTTTACCATCGCCCACACCGTTCGCTCGCTCACTCCCAGCGCCCGCGCCACCCCCCGATAGCTCAGTGCCATAGACTCCCTACTGTCACCTGTACTTGCGTCCATTT is a window from the Pirellulales bacterium genome containing:
- a CDS encoding helix-turn-helix domain-containing protein codes for the protein MALSYRGVARALGVSERTVWAMVNDGRLRAARIGRSVRVPRAELERFLAAAQEGGDQ